The window ACGTCCGCGACCCCGAACAGGTCGCCGCGCTCACCGCCGCGCTGCGCGCCGAACGGCCGGACGTGCTGGTCGCCATCGACGAGGAAGCCGGTGACGTGACCCGGATCGAATCCGGACACGGCAGCTCCCGACCCGGCAACCTGGCCCTCGGTGCGGTCGACGACCCGGAACTGACCCGCCGGGTCGCCCACGATCTCGGTCTGGAGCTGGCCGGCGTGGGAGTCACCGTCAACTACGCCCCGGTCGCCGACGTCAACTCCAATCCGGACAACCCGGTGATCGGGGTACGCGCGTTCGGCGACGACCCGCACCTGGTGGCCCGGCACACGGCCGCCTGGATTCGCGGGCTGCAGGACGCCGGAGTCGCCGCCTGCGCCAAGCACTTCCCCGGACACGGCGATACCAACGTGGACTCGCACGCCGCCGTACCGCGCATCGACGCCGACCGGATCCGGCTGGACGCGGTGGAGCTGACCCCGTTCCGGGCCGCCATCGCCGCCGGCACCCGGACGATCATGACCGGACACCTGCTCGTCCCGGCGATCGACCCGGCCAACCTGGCCACCCTCAGCCGTGCGGTCCTGGTCGACCTGCTGCGGGACCGGCTCGGGTTCACCGGCGCGGTGATCACCGACGGGATCGAGATGCGGGCGGTGACCCGGCGCTTCGGACTGGCCGGCGCGACCGTCCGGGCGCTCGCCGCCGGGGTCGACGCGGTCTGCGTGGGCGGCGAACACGCCGACGAGGAGACCGTCCGGCGACTGACCGACGCGATCGTCGACGCGGTCGTCACCGGACAGTTGCCGGCCCAGCGGCTGGCCGAGGCGGCGGAGCGGATCCGGCAACTGGCGGACTGGTCGGTGCGGCACCGCCGACCGGACGGCAACGGACCGGGTGGCAACGGGTCCGTACCGGGTGGCAACGGGTCCGACACGCTGGCGTCCGCCGCAGCGCCGCCCGGCCCGGTGCGGTCCGCCGTCGGGCTCGCCGCCGCCCGGCGCGCGCTGCGGATCCGGGCCGGGACCCGGCTGCCGCTGACCCGGCCCGCGTACGTGGTGGAGTTCGCGCCCGCGCACAACATCGCCATCGGGGCCGAGACCCCGTGGGGGATCGGCCAGGCGCTGGCCACGCTGCGGCCCGGGACGCTCACCGTCCGACTGACCGAGCGGGATCTCGACGCGTCGGCGGGTCCGTCGACGGCGGCCGGCGTTCCTGGTCGACCGGTTGAGTCGCTGGACACCGCGCTGCTCGCCGCCCGTCACCACGCCCTCGTCCTGGTGGTCCGCGACCTGCACCGGCATCGGTGGATGTCGGTGGCGGTCGACCGTGCGCTCGCCGCACGGCCCGACGCCGTCGTGGTCGAGATGGGGGTACCGGTCCGGATCACCGGTGACGTCCACCTGTCGACCTACGGGGCGAGCTGGGCGAACAGCCGGGCCGCCGCCGAGCGGCTGGCCGGTTGGCAGACGCCGGTGGCCAGGACCGGCACGCCGGGTCCGACCGGGCCGGGCCCGACGGTGCCGGGGCCGACGGTGCCGGGCCCGACGGTGTTGCCTGGCCCGACCGGTCCGGACCCTACGGCCGACCGGTCAGCCGCTGATCCGCAGGATCCGGTCGTCGTCGCCGGTGGGTGAACCGCGCCCGTCCCGGTTCGAGGTGAGCACCCACAGGCTGCCGTCCGGCGCCACCGTGGCGTGCCGCAGCCGGCCGTACTCCCGGCTGAGCAGCATCTCGGCGCCGGTGCCGTCCGGGGCGACCCGGTACAGCCGCTGGCCACGTAGGCACGCCAGCCACAGCCGGCCCTGGTGGTGGGCGAGACCACTGGGGGAGGCGTCCCGGGGTGCCCAGGTCGCCACCGGATCGACGAACTCCGCCCGGTCGGCCACCCCCTCGACCTCCGGCCAGCCGTAGTTGCCGCCGGCCTCGATCCGGTTCAGTTCGTCATGCCGGTTCTGCCCGAACTCGCTGGCGTACAGCTGTCCGTCCGGATCCCAGGCCAGCCCCTGCACGTTGCGGTGGCCGAAACTGAACACCGGTGATCCCGCAAGCGGGTTGTCCGCCGGGACGGTGCCGTCCGGCCGCACCCGCAGGATCTTGCCGGCCAGCCCGGTCGGGTCCTGCGCGGCTCCCCGCTCGCCGGCGTCGCCGGTGCCGACGTACAGCATCCCGTCCGGGCCGAAGGCGATCCGGCCGCCGTTGTGGGTCGGTGCCCGGGGAATCCCGGTCAGCACCGGCTCAGGGGCCGTCGTCGGGCCGTCGGGCCCGAGCCGGAACCGAACGACCCGGTTGTCCTCGGCGCCGGTGTAGTAGAGGTAGACCCAGCCGTCGGTGGCGTGCTGCGGGGACACCGCCACGCCGAGCAGACCGCCCTCCCCGGCCGGGACGACCCCGTCGACCCCGGTGATCTCCCGGGTGGCGCCCTGCGGGTCCACGGCCAGCAACCGGGCGGTGTCCCGCTCGGTCACCAGTGCGGTGCCGTCCGGTAGGAACGCGAGGTCCCACGGTGCGGCGAGCCCGGTCGCGACGACGTCGACGTCGGCCGACGCCTCGGGCGCGTCGGAGATCGTCGGGTCGCTGAACCAGCCGAGCCAGCCGCCCGTCGCCACCACCGCTGCGGCCAGCACCAGCACGCCGACCACCGCGACCGCCGTACGCGCCCTGCCGGGCCGGCGCCGCTCAGTCACCGGCGACCAGCTCGGCGAACTCGGGATGCCGGTCGATGTACGCGGCGATGAACGAGCACTGGGGCACCACCCGCTCGCCGCGGTCGCGGATCTGACTGAGTAGCCCGTGGGCGAGGGCGTCACCGGCACCCCGTCCCCGGTACGCGGGATCGATCTCGGTGTGCGTCACGGTCACCGTTGCCGGACCCGGCCGGTAGCTGGCGAACCCGGCCAGGCCGTCGTCGATCAGGATCTCGAACCGGTTCCGCGCCGGGTTGTCCTCCACCAGCACTGTCACGGTCGGACACCTCCTCGGTCAGGGGCCGACTTGGTCAAGGCCGACTCATCGGCAGGCCGGCACAGCTTCGAGCCTAACCGTCGACCCGCCGCCTCGCCGGCCGGCGAGGCGGCTGCTGAGTGTTCCGGGGCACCGCCACGAGCGCCAAGTACGCTTGTCCGGTGACCATCGCACCCCTGCTGTCATCCGCTTCCCGTGCCTTCCGATCCACCAGATCCGGTCGGCGGGCCGGCGCCACCTCCCGGGTCGCCGGTCTGGCCGCCGGGCTGCTGTTCGGCGCGGCGCTGCTCGCCGGTTGCAGCTCCGAGGGTGCCAGCACCGACTGCGGGCTGGACGCCTGCACGGTGACCTTCTCCCGGGGAGTCGAGGCCAGTG is drawn from Micromonospora sp. Llam0 and contains these coding sequences:
- a CDS encoding GNAT family N-acetyltransferase, producing the protein MTVLVEDNPARNRFEILIDDGLAGFASYRPGPATVTVTHTEIDPAYRGRGAGDALAHGLLSQIRDRGERVVPQCSFIAAYIDRHPEFAELVAGD
- a CDS encoding sorbosone dehydrogenase family protein, whose translation is MTERRRPGRARTAVAVVGVLVLAAAVVATGGWLGWFSDPTISDAPEASADVDVVATGLAAPWDLAFLPDGTALVTERDTARLLAVDPQGATREITGVDGVVPAGEGGLLGVAVSPQHATDGWVYLYYTGAEDNRVVRFRLGPDGPTTAPEPVLTGIPRAPTHNGGRIAFGPDGMLYVGTGDAGERGAAQDPTGLAGKILRVRPDGTVPADNPLAGSPVFSFGHRNVQGLAWDPDGQLYASEFGQNRHDELNRIEAGGNYGWPEVEGVADRAEFVDPVATWAPRDASPSGLAHHQGRLWLACLRGQRLYRVAPDGTGAEMLLSREYGRLRHATVAPDGSLWVLTSNRDGRGSPTGDDDRILRISG